TGCATTTTTTGATTGTGCAGGCGTTAATTTCCCTGACAATAACGTGCTCGATTTTTTCTTTTTGCCGTTACGTGCATCATCACGTGCTTTACGCGCTGCTTCACGAACTTGTTGTGCACGGATTGCTTTACGAACAAGAGAAGATGATAATTCAGCGTTTTCTTCCAGTACATACATAAGCTTTTCAGAAACAACGGTATCCACGGCTGATCGCGCTTCGGAAGTACCTAGCTTACCTTTCGTTTGCCCTTCGAATTGTAATAAGTGCTCGGGTATTCGAACGGAAACAATCGCAGTTAAGCCTTCGCGAATATCAGCGCCTTCTAGGTTTTTATCTTTTTCTTTTAGCAAGCCTATTTTTCGTGCATAATCGTTAAATACACGTGTCATAGCTGCTTTAGCACCTGTTTCATGGGTACCTCCATCACGCGTACGTACGTTATTTACGAATGACAAAATCGTTTCAGAATAACCATCGTTAAACTGGAACGCAAATTCAACCTCTATTTCTTGCAAATCACCTTCAACATATTTGACTGGATGCAATACATCTTTTTCTTCGTTTAAATACGTGACGAATGCCTCGATACCGCTTTCGTAATGGAAAATCTCGTGCTTACCTTCACCGCGCTCATCAATAAGCTCAATTTTTAAGCCTTTTAATAAAAATGCAGACTCACGTAAACGCTCTGCTAATGTATCGTAATTATATTTCGTTACTGAAAAAATCGTTGGGTCTGGTAAGAAATGAACTAATGTACCGTTTTCTTTTGTTTTTCCGATAATATCTAACGAAGTAGCAGGCTTTCCACCGTTTTCGAAACGTTGTTTATATATTTGTCCATCACGATGAATCGTTACTTCTAAAAACGTAGACAGGGCATTTACGACCGATGAACCCACACCGTGTAACCCGCCACTTGTTTTATAGCCTCCTTGACCAAATTTACCACCGGCATGAAGCACGGTGAAAATAATTTCAGGCGTCGGCTTACCCATTTTATGCATCCCAGTAGGCATTCCGCGACCGTGATCACGTACACTAATACTATTATCTTCATGAATTTTCACGATGATATGATTCCCAAATCCTGCAAGTGCTTCATCCACAGCATTATCTACAATTTCATAAACTAAGTGGTGAAGACCTCGGCTATCAGTTGAACCAATATACATCCCTGGTCGTTTTCGTACGGCTTCTAAACCTTCTAATACTTGAATGGCATCTTCATTATAAGAAACACCCGTTTGGTTTTTTACCAAATGTAATCCCCTCCAAAAATACAAACAAACGTTCTATTTCTATCTAATCGTACCGCCAAAATCGCACTCTGTCAATGTTTGGAGCGGTTTTTTAGTCTTTGCAAAGACTAATTGTATCATCAAAAATGTCCCTTTAAAAGCATATCCTCTAATACTTTTTCTCTAAATGTAACTATTTTCCTGTAAATTTCATTGGATTCGGTAAATTGACATAGATAAATAAAAAATGTTGTATTACTTTTCAATACGTTATATTATCAATTGCATATTTATTTTTTCACTGAATGTTTTAGCCGTATACATATTATCTCTCATATCCATTTTTTATTTCTTCTTTTCTTCTAATTGAAAACGGTGTAAAATATTCATTACATACTATTAGTACCAACTAATAATTCTGAATTTCGAAAGGAGCACAACTCTTGTTTAACGCTTTTATTATTATTTGTGCTTATTTAATCGGTTCGATTCCATCGGCTTTATGGATCGGAAAAATTTTTTACAAAACAGACATTCGCCAGCAAGGCAGTGGTAACTTAGGAACGACAAATACATTTCGCGTATTAGGTAAAAAACCTGGTATTGCTGTCATGCTGATTGATATTTTAAAAGGGACAGCTGCTGTTCTATTGCCACTATTACCAATATTCGCAGATAGCACGGTGCATCCTCTTACTTTAGGGATTATCGCAGTAGCGGGCCATATGTTCCCTATTTTCGCAAAGTTCCGTGGCGGTAAAGCAGTCGCAACAAGTGCAGGTGTTATTTTGGGCTATAACTTACCCTTATTTTTAGTGTTATTAGCTGTATTTTTAATCTCATTAAAAACAACAAAAATGGTAAGCTTAACTTCAATGATTACCGCAACGGCTGCGATGATTTATGTTACTATTTACTGGATTGTAACGGGTAACTTTGCCTTATTTATTTTAATCTCATTTTTGGCTAGTTTTATTTTCTACCGCCATCGTGAGAACATTAAACGAATCATAAATGGTACAGAACCAAAAATTAAAGGCTTTTAACTTGCTTCAGTGGGGATCAAACCCCAGCTGAATAGAGGTACTTAGGCTAAGGACGCCACATCGTGTGACAACGGCTGACTGACCCACGTCCTGTGGCCCGAGCTTGAAAAAATCTGGATGCAATTACGCCGAGGCGTAATTGATATTGCGTGCTGGAAGTGAAAAAACTTTCAGCATGCTTTTTTTATCGTTATAATGAATGTGCACTGGAAGTTTTACGCCAAAAAGAATTTTGAGGTGAATCACATGGAAATTAAACTATCAAAAGAAGCAATCGGTTGGTTCAAGCAAGAAATGGAAGCAGAATCTGGAGATTATATTCGCTTTTATGCACGATACGGAGGCTCTTCTCCATTTCACGAGGGGTTTTCACTTGGTATGAATCGCGAACAACCACATGAAATTGGTGTTGAAACTGTGGTAGACAGCATTCATTTTTATATTGAAAAGGCAGATGAATGGTTTTTCAATGCGCATCATTTAATTGTAAATGTTGATACGAATACTGATGAACTAAGTTATACCTACGAAAAATAGTTTAAATTTTTCAAATATATTGTAATCCCTGTTTTGGCATTTTGACTCGTTATAATAAACAAGTCGAATTTTATGAACAATGAGGGATTACAATTGAATGTAAAACAGGGTTTTTATTGGCGCTGCGTATTTTTTATTACCGGCATTATTATTTTATCACTTGGCATCGCATTAACAATTAAGGGGCAAATTCTAGGCGTTGGCTCTTGGGACGTGCTTCACATTGGCTTACAGAAGAACTTAGGCTTAACCGTAGGAACATGGTCGATTATTATAGGCCTAACCATTTTAGCGATTGATGCAATTTTTACTAAACGTTTACCGAAAATCGGAACATATTTAGATATGTTTTTAGCAGGGATTTTTGTCGATATCTTTTTATACACACTACCCGATCTACATAATCTATTTGAACAAACATTAGCATTTGTCATTGGCATTGTTCTTTTAGGCTTTGGTTGTGGGATGTATATGGTTGCAAATTTAGGGATTGGCCCACGTGACACATTGATGTTATTGCTTGTCCGTCGCTTCGGTTGGACTGTTAACCGTGCGCGAACAACGATGGAAGTTACAGTTGCAGTTATTGGTTTTTTATTAGGTGGTCCTGTTGGTGTAGGTACCGTCTTTATGGCATTTGGTTTAGGGCCAGTTGTTCAATGGGCATTACGATTAAATGAAAAACTATTTTTCCGTGCTTCTGGTATGGAAAGTGCTGTTTTATAATGAGTTAAGGGATTGATTATAGTTAACTTGATGTGTAAATGATTCCTTAAAATTAGCGCTAATATATATTTAATTGGCTAGCTTGAATGCGGTGTATCACTAAATTCATGCTAGCCTTTTTCTTTTTCCTTAATGATTACCATCATCTCCATAATTAACTAGAAAATTCAAAAAATACTTTTCGTTTCAATCAAAAAGGTGCATAGTTAAATTGGAGGTGTATTCATATGATACATATCGAAAACATAGAACTTTACCGTAATGAAAAGCGTATTTTACATCAATTGAATTGGCATGTCGAAAAAAATCAGCATTGGGCAATTTTAGGCTTAAATGGCTCTGGCAAAACGACTTTATTAAAGGTCATTAATGGCTACATATGGCCAAACGAAGGAAAAGTTCAAGTGTTAGGCGAAACCTACGGGGAGACATATATCCCAAAGCTACGTCGTCGAATTGGTTGGGTCAGCAATGCAATGATTGATAATTTAAACTGGCAGGATAATGCCATTGAAATTGTTTTAAGCGGCAAATTTGGTGCATTACGCTTATTTGAGGAAGTTAGTGAAGCGGAAATTGAAGAAGCAGTGCGGATTATGAAGCATTTTAACTGTGATCACTTGGCGAATAAAACATTCGAATATTTATCACAAGGCGAACGTCAACGGGTTCAGATTTCACGCGCAATTATTTCCGATCCTGAAATCCTAATTTTAGATGAACCTTGTGGTGGCTTAGATATCATTGAACGAGAAAATCTACTACAAACTATCGAACAAATCGCACGTCGTGACAACTGCCCAACACTCATCTATGTAACACATCATGTAGAAGAAATATTGCCATGCTTTAATCATGTTTTATTGATGAAAGATGGAAAAGACGTCGCTGCTGGTATGCGTGAGCAAATTTTAATCGAACCAGTTTTAAGCGAGTTTTTCGGTCGTGAAATAAGCTTACAAATCGAACGAGACCGCGCTTGGGTTGCGGTAAAATAAGCGAATAATTAAAATCGCACTCAAACGAATTGAATGAGTATGTACCCATCTTGCGTACATTTCAATTCGTCTGAGCTGCGAATTAGATATATCACTTACGCCTCGGTGTAAGTGCGTCCAGATTTTTTTGAGCTTGCTCGAAAAATCCCTCAAAAAATCAGTGACATCTGCCAGAGGCTTTGGGCCAACACGATGTTGGCCACTTAGGCTTTGCCGCACGATGCGGCGCACTTAGCATAAGTTCATCTATTCAGCCAAAGTTTGAACCCGCTTAATAAAGGATGAATGCTGAAGCAAGTTAAATGTGAAACTCAATTTGCTCATCTACAAAATGCCAATCATACGGTGTTTCTTGGTAAACGTAGTAATTTAACCAATTGTAAAATAATAAATGCGAGTGTGCACGCCAAACATTTTTAGGTGCTTGTTGTGGGTCATTATTTGGGAAGTAATTAACCGGAACTTCCGTATTTTCTGGATCCTTTGCAATATCGCGGAAAAATTCGTCAGATAGCGTCGTTGCATCATATTCAAGATGCCCTGTAATCATAATATGTTTATTATTTTTCGATTGCGCAATAAATACCCCAGCATCATCTGAATAGCTAAGTAAGCGTAAATCAGGATGCGCTCTTACTTCATCAATAGACACAGTCGTATGTCGTGAATGCGGTGCTACATATTCATCACTAAAACCTCGCACTAAATCAACTGTTAAATCGGTTATAACATGCGAATAAACGCCCGAACATTTTTTCGGAAGTTCAAACTTACCAATGCCAAAGTGATGGTATAACGCTGCTTGTGCGCCCCAACAGATGTACATAATCGATGTTGCATTTTTCTCTGCCCAATCCATTACCTTCGTAATCTCTTGCCAATAGCCAACTTCTTCAAATTCCATCTTTTCAACCGGCGCACCTGTGATGATTAAACCATCATAGCGACGGTGCTTAATTTCATCAAATGTTTGATAAAATGTATCCAAATGCGATTTTGACACATTTTTCGATTCATAGGTAGCCGTATTTAAAAATGTAACATCCACTTGAAGTGGCGTATTCCCTAGTAAACGTAATAACTGTAGCTCCGTTTTCTCTTTTTCAGGCATTAAGTTAAACACCAAAATATTTAATGGTCGGATTTGTTGTGTTTTCGCACGGTCCTCTTCCATCACGAAAATTTTCTCTTGTCTTAAAAGCTCGCCAGCAGGCAAACTTTTCGGAATATTAATTGGCATCTCTTGTTCCCCCTAATTTTCTTCATTTTATATAAATCAAAAAGCCCCTCATTTCCAGCGTAAACAGAAATGAGAGGCTATTAAACCGAACTTATCTGCCAAGGGAAGTCCCTTGCTGGAATTAGCACCTTTCTAACGCCATGTTAGAGGTTGCTGAAGCGTCAACGGGCCAAATCCCTCAACTTCTCTTGATAAGACTATGAAATTGACATAAGTGTACCATGTTAAGATAAATTATGCAATAATTCTAATAATATTTATATTGCCTCGCTAAACATACACATTTACGAACATTTCATTAATATTTGATTGGGAGTAAATACAATTTATTAATTATTCCACTTCTTATTAAATCTATGTAAATTTCATTATAACTCATACTTCAGAAAAAAAGAAGCGCAGTGTACTCACTAATAAAATCGCTACAAAATTTCTCTCACATAGCCTTAATCTTGAATATCTTCAATGCAGTTCTTATCAATTTATCTATGCTAACTTCGTGCTTCTTTCGCCTGCCATCGGTCAATGTACCAACAAAGATCGTTTCTATATTAATCACACTAAAAACGTCCGCCAAAACGTTCAGTATTTATCTTCTTCCGATCATCCGTCTCCAACTGTAACAATGCAGTATAATCTCGAATGTTTGTAAACGCGTCAGGGGTACTAAAAAGGAACGACAAGAACTGAATAGATTGCTTGATGGTGATACTGTTATCAATACTGATTTATCACGACTATCAAGAAGTACGTGAAAGGTAACAAAATCAAATGAAACCTAATATTAACAATAAAGTTATTTAAACAAACACAGATTAATTGTATAATAATTCCATACTTTGAAAACAGGAGGTTATTATGAAGAAATTAGTTTTAATTATTACAATGTTATCTTTATTTATGGTGTCATCATTAAGTGTTGATGCACACTCAGGTCGTACCGATAGTAATGGAGGTCATAACTGCTCTGCAAAGTCACAGGCAAAAGGCCTTTGCTCAGGTTATCATTATCATAATGGAGGTAGTGAGGCATCAACTTCTACCAATACAAATTACAAAAAACCAACATATAAAAGTACACCAAAACAAGTGCTTACAACTGTAGATGTATATATCAATAATACAAAGCAATATTACAATCCAAGTGCTTATTTGAAGAACGGAACAACTTTAGTTCCTATGAAACCTATTTTTGAATCACTAGGTGCAACTCTTAATTACGACAATGTAACAAAAACTGTGACTGCACACAAAGACGGTAAAAAAATTGTCATCGGAATTGGGAATAAAAAAGCTTATGTTGAATCGAACGGCGTTACAACTACAATTAATTTAAATCAAGCAGCTGAAATTTATAAAGGGACAACTATGGTGCCTTTACGTTTTGTAAGTGAAGTACTAGGTGCAAATATTACTTTTGATGATGGTGTATATATTTCAACAAAATAATTAAGATGATTTACACGTGGCAGCATTCTTTTTTTGATGCTGCTTTTGTAATTTAATTTATTTTATTAAAGCATATCTATAACAGCCATTATGCTGTTATGTTGATGTACCTCATCTCACTTTCTTCCTAAACCACGTTCTCTTAAAACGCCCGCTAGCTACGCTATCCCTTTCTCTTACTGTAATTGTTTTACATCGTCAACTTTATTAACGCTCCTGGATCGACTTTAATCTAGTCATAACAAAAGGACATGCATATATGGAAATTTATCATAAACACAAGTCCTATTCTTATTAAACTAAAGCACCCCGTTAGTTGAAGATCATTAAGAACATAATGAAGATTAATAATCAAATCAATAAGAGAAGATGAAACTTATAATAACCAGTAATTACTCTCCTAAACCTTCTAAATGTATTAGGTCACTTTGTAAATCAGATGTTTCCCACCCTTGTTGGATAATATCACTTTTATTACGGGCGAAATATTTATATTCCACTAGTGGTTCAGTATCAAATATTACGCCTATATAATATGGATTCAGGTGTTTATAGCCGTCCACACGATGAGGCACTGTACTATATTCCCACGTTTCCCCAGGGTACTGTTCTTCCAAATGTATCTGTATATAACCTACTTTTTTTTCAATTTGCATATCAATCCAATATGGACGTACAAAATAAAAAATACCAAAAGACAACATAAGTAAAATAGCCAATCCTTGAATAATTTTTCTCCATTTTCCTTTCAAAATAAGAGAAACTAATAGAATAACAAGTAAAATCCCACCGACTATGCTCAATTCAATTAGTTCAGCTGGATGCAATGAATACCCCCCCTTTTTTTGAAACAGTTAGAGTTTGTTCTTCAACTAACCTGCTCCGATAGCTCAATAAGAAAAAAGAGCTGCCTAAGCAACTCAACGTTCTTCAAGTAAAGCTCCACGTTAGTGAAAATAATTATATTTTCACTGTACAAATTTTATAGATGATATGACCATTAACTTCAGTTATTCCTGTACAATCACCCATTTGCAAATTGCTATAAATCGGCCAACGAGGAAAATCTTCTTTCGTTCATTTATTTTGACTCAAAGCTCTAGGGGCTTATTCACCTACCATACCGTCATTATCACGATCTTGCATATATTTGTACAACCAGTGTTTATTGGTTATTGGCATATTGAAACCAGCTGCTTTTGCTTCTGCAATTGTCACGATACCATTTCCATTTGTATCAACACTAGAAAGCTCACCTTCATTTGTTGAAGATCTTGCTGATTTGGACTCGGACTCATTATTTCCGGTTAGTCCAAGAGATTCATTTACTTCATCTGGATTCACATTTTCAAAAGAATCCGTAATGACATTACCGTTTATTGTATAGGTATACTGATAACTTGAAGGAATCTGCGTTTCCGTATTAGGATATGTGATAATTGCTTCGAAATTAGTAGCTCCACCAGCTTTACGAATAGCGTCTTCCATATATGCTTGATCACCATGTCGGTTAAGCGTACTATCTTGTGGCGTAATATTATAAGCGTTTGATACCCCACCAAGAGAATCTGCAATAATATGTCCCTCATCTAAATCTGCTCTCTCGACACCAGGTACTTTTGCTTCATCAGCGTAGTATCTGCCAGATGATGTTACGGGTTCGGTACGATCATCTTGTAGAACAATTTCGTCAGCAATGACACGAACCAATTGCCCTGCCTCATTCGTGAATGCATAATAATTTCGGTCCCCAAAGCCAATGTCAACGACGATGTTAGGTTCGCGATGTCCTGACAAATCGCCACCATCAACTTCAAGCAGTTTGTATCCTTTGAACAGTTCATCTTTTGATTGAGTTGATGTTTTTTCTGATACTGAATTTTCAGTTACCGTAGTTTTTTCTGTTTCACTATTATTTGTTGTTACTTCTTGTAAATCTGTTTCTTTATCTGTAACGGATGCATCTTCTACGTTAGTACAACCAACTATAAAGATGGTTGTTAAAAGTAAGATTAAATAGTTCTTTTTCTTTATCATTTTAGGACTCTCCTATAATAGTTTCATACTGTTCATTCTAACATATCTAATCTGTTCTATATTTTTTTAGGCTAGATGCAATATAAAACTTCATAATTATTTCTCTCCTTTTTATTACAATTTAATCATATATCTTACTATCCCTTGTTCAACTAAACTGCCGCATTAGTTCAATAAAGAAAAGAAGAGTTGCATATGCAACTCAATGAACTTCAAGTAAAGCCCCCGTTAGCCATCCATGAAGCGCAAAAATCAGCACTTCACCACAGAAAATGAAAGATGATTAAGTTCTTTCATGGGAGTTTAAGTACATTTCTTCACAATCTTTATAGTAACATTAACATAAATATCCAATAAAAAATTCATCTCTCTACAATAAAATCTCTATGGGAGCGATGTTTTTAATCAATCTTTAATAAAAGTTTATTATCAACCCTAATTTAAAGACTATATCGCCTTTATAAGTTTAAAGAATAAAATACATTGATATAGGATTTTTTCTAATAATCAACCATAAAATTTTCGTAAAAAATAAAGCATAAGCTTTCCATTTGGAAAAATTATGCTTTACGTCACAGAATATTTCAGAACTAAATGAAATCTTAACAATGTAGACAGCGGGAGTCGAACAATAGCGTATTTTATTTATTTTCTATTTAGCGAAACCGCTCCATTATTACATTTATGCTATATATATTAAATTGAAAATAGCGTATAAATTAAATGAATTGCTACCATTAATGTTACCACTTTGACCGTTCTTTTTTATAGAGCGTTCTTTTTATTTTGAGTAATTACACAATCAATTTGAATTCGTCCTCGTTATCGTTTGAGGGATTATCTAGAGGTGATGCATCCGGTTCTATAAGAAAATTTACAATACCTTTAATCGCATCGTATACATACAAAGCTAAATAACAACCAATTACACTCATTCCAGTAAAGCTTATTAAATCAAAATCCAACAACGCATTCCCTCCTATTTTATTTAATATGAACTCCCCATACATTAAATACATAATCCTTTATCTTTTGATCATCATTAACTTTGTTTAATGTATTAATAAAATACTGCATAAATTCAGGATCTCTTGTAGTCAATCTGATTAACATCGTAGCTGTTGCTGTTGGCGTTATATCCAAAGCATAAGCTAATTCACTTAATTTGTCGTAATCGTTTATTTTTAGTCTTATTGACACTTTCCCTGTTTCGGATTGTGAAGTTAATTTTAATTTCGGTCGCTCTGCATATCCAATTGCGATCGAACTATTGTATGTGTAATTTCTACGCAGCCATTTACAAAACTCTTGTATTATTATCGGAGAAATCATACCCATCACGACTAATCTTTCCGCAGTATCTTTAACTGGTTCGTTGCATAACTCCGCGAAATCATAAAGTTGTTGTTTTAAAGTGACAGACATCGTTGGCTTAACATCTACCTTTTTATCAGACCTTCTTTTGCGCTCCCCTACCTCGTTATTCAAGGTACCCCTCCAATTTTCGAGTTTATCCCATGGAATCATTTCTAAGTTTTTATAGATTCCCATGCTTATAACATGTTATGGGGGAGTGCTCTGAATAAGAACCGATAAAATAAAGTTTAGAACAATTGTTATACAATGACTTCTTTAACCATAAATTGTTCTACAATTGTAAAACAAAGGAGGATGTTGTTGGATAAAATGATTTTAGGTATCGATGCCGGAAGTCACAGGGTAAAAGTATTTGGTTCATTTGGAGAAGATAAATTCCGCTCAAATGTTTGTGGATGGTTCGAACGTGATATAGAGGAACAATTCGATGAAGATGATATGGAATTTGAAATCGACGGAAGGAAGGGTTTCGCAGGAACGATAGCCTTGTATGAAGATGAATTCGGTAGCGCATCTATTTATGGAGATAGTAAAGCACATCAAGATACTAAAATCCGTGTCTTACTTGCAATTAATCGTTATTTAGAACGACATAGTCCTAGTATGGGTCGTGTAGCAATAGTAGTTGGTCAACCGATTAAAGGACATAAAGAGACAGAAAAAAAACGCATAAAGGGTATGTTAGAAGGTCAACATACTGTAAAAGTAAACGGAAGAACAAGGACATTTTTTATCGAAAACATCGGGGTGGCTGCTGAAGGCTCCGCGGCATTTTGGAGTAACCCCTCTGATGGAGTAGTTAGAATTATCGACATTGGAAGTGGCACAGTCAACGCCGCAACAATTACAGATAAACGTCACGTAAATAATGCATCCGATACGTTTAACTTTGGCGTTGAAACAATTAATAACAAAGAAGATTATGGCAATTTGGCTAGTGGAATAATTCGCAACACAACGAGGCTGAAATGGAACAAATCAGATAGAGTATTAGTCTGTGGAGGGATAAGTGAAGGGATTATACAACTTATTGCCGAACATTATCCAAATGCACATATTTTAAATCCAGTATCAAAAATCGGAAGTGAGGTGAAATTCTTAAGTCCGATTTATGCTAACGCTGCTGGATTTTATGCAATAGCGAAAGGGGCATTTGGATGAACAGGAAAAATAAAGCCGTAAGTTTTAACACCGGAGATCCACACGAATTAGCGCTAGTTGAACACGCTGAAAGAGTAAATCCACTCACAGGAAAACCTCAAAATTTCAGCAAGTATGTAAAAAGGTTAATTGAGGAAGATATGAAAAAAGAGCAAAGTGGCAATCATCCTACTGGCTATACAATTATCGATAGCCCGAAATTTAACGAGGATGAAGATTACACGCTAGAAGTCAAAAGCGCGATGAACAGCTTTTTGTAATACAACTACTAAAAACAGATAGCGATTAATAGTTGTCTGTTTTTTATTATGTACTTTTGCCAATACTGTAATTAAATTGATAATTGAAAGGGAATGTATTAAAATGAAGAAACTCTTTTATATCGGTGCGTTATCCGCATTACTATTAGCTGCATGTGGTGATGATAAACAGGAAGCTAATAGTGCACCAGTTACTACACAAACAGGTACAAATGCAAATGAACCTGAAAAAGAAGAAACGTCAAATAATGATGTGTATTTTAAAGATGGTGAAGCAAAGTTAAACGACCTAAAAATCAAAATCACTGAAACAAAAGTGATTCCGGTTGGCGAAAAAGGTAATGAATACGGTGATAAGCCTGTATTTGCGATTTGGTACGATACAACAAATTTAAGCGACAAAGATATTGACCCAATAAATGCATGGATAGCTGTATTTGAAGCAATTCAAGATAACAATCCTAATGCTATTAATGAATTAAATGTAGGTTCCCTACCTGACGATGCATTTTTAGATACTCAATTAGAGACAATTAAAAAAGATGGTACAGTTGCAAATGCGATAGCATATGAACTTGACGATTCGGAAACACCTGTTAAATTGATCGCGCGACAAGGATTTGCTGGCGATGTATTAGGTGAAATTGAATATCCAGTTAAATAAAAAATAGCCCTCCACAGATTGAATTGTGGAAGGCTTTATTTATGATTATCCATGTTGTCACGACCAATAACGGTCTTTGTCCTCCATTGCTCTTATTGCGAATTTCTCGACTAATATAAGAGTATCTTCTTTTGTCTTATTGATGCCGTTACATGTGCCGTTTGTAGTTAGCTCATCGCTTAATCTGATAACCTCGTAATCCGCTGAATAGTTTTCATACGGCGCTACACCGTAAATATTTAAGTGGATATTTACTATAGCGTGGTGATTTAACAACTCCATGCGGTATACTTCCGTTCTGTAATCACTACTTTTGAAT
This portion of the Solibacillus daqui genome encodes:
- the parE gene encoding DNA topoisomerase IV subunit B; this encodes MVKNQTGVSYNEDAIQVLEGLEAVRKRPGMYIGSTDSRGLHHLVYEIVDNAVDEALAGFGNHIIVKIHEDNSISVRDHGRGMPTGMHKMGKPTPEIIFTVLHAGGKFGQGGYKTSGGLHGVGSSVVNALSTFLEVTIHRDGQIYKQRFENGGKPATSLDIIGKTKENGTLVHFLPDPTIFSVTKYNYDTLAERLRESAFLLKGLKIELIDERGEGKHEIFHYESGIEAFVTYLNEEKDVLHPVKYVEGDLQEIEVEFAFQFNDGYSETILSFVNNVRTRDGGTHETGAKAAMTRVFNDYARKIGLLKEKDKNLEGADIREGLTAIVSVRIPEHLLQFEGQTKGKLGTSEARSAVDTVVSEKLMYVLEENAELSSSLVRKAIRAQQVREAARKARDDARNGKKKKSSTLLSGKLTPAQSKNAAKNELYLVEGDSAGGSAKQGRDRTFQAILPLRGKVINTEKAKLQDIMKNEEISTIIHTIGAGVGADFTVEDAAYDKVVIMTDADTDGAHIQVLLLTFFYRYMRPLIEAGKVYIALPPLYKVSKGSGKKQELEYAWTENELDAAIKKIGKGYVIQRYKGLGEMNADQLWDTTMNPETRTLIRVKIEDGARAERRVTTLMGDKVEPRRKWIETNVNFGMEEDASILENEFIQHEEVSDK
- the plsY gene encoding glycerol-3-phosphate 1-O-acyltransferase PlsY, giving the protein MFNAFIIICAYLIGSIPSALWIGKIFYKTDIRQQGSGNLGTTNTFRVLGKKPGIAVMLIDILKGTAAVLLPLLPIFADSTVHPLTLGIIAVAGHMFPIFAKFRGGKAVATSAGVILGYNLPLFLVLLAVFLISLKTTKMVSLTSMITATAAMIYVTIYWIVTGNFALFILISFLASFIFYRHRENIKRIINGTEPKIKGF
- a CDS encoding HesB/YadR/YfhF family protein → MEIKLSKEAIGWFKQEMEAESGDYIRFYARYGGSSPFHEGFSLGMNREQPHEIGVETVVDSIHFYIEKADEWFFNAHHLIVNVDTNTDELSYTYEK
- a CDS encoding YitT family protein, whose product is MNNEGLQLNVKQGFYWRCVFFITGIIILSLGIALTIKGQILGVGSWDVLHIGLQKNLGLTVGTWSIIIGLTILAIDAIFTKRLPKIGTYLDMFLAGIFVDIFLYTLPDLHNLFEQTLAFVIGIVLLGFGCGMYMVANLGIGPRDTLMLLLVRRFGWTVNRARTTMEVTVAVIGFLLGGPVGVGTVFMAFGLGPVVQWALRLNEKLFFRASGMESAVL
- a CDS encoding ABC transporter ATP-binding protein, encoding MIHIENIELYRNEKRILHQLNWHVEKNQHWAILGLNGSGKTTLLKVINGYIWPNEGKVQVLGETYGETYIPKLRRRIGWVSNAMIDNLNWQDNAIEIVLSGKFGALRLFEEVSEAEIEEAVRIMKHFNCDHLANKTFEYLSQGERQRVQISRAIISDPEILILDEPCGGLDIIERENLLQTIEQIARRDNCPTLIYVTHHVEEILPCFNHVLLMKDGKDVAAGMREQILIEPVLSEFFGREISLQIERDRAWVAVK
- the metA gene encoding homoserine O-acetyltransferase MetA, whose translation is MPINIPKSLPAGELLRQEKIFVMEEDRAKTQQIRPLNILVFNLMPEKEKTELQLLRLLGNTPLQVDVTFLNTATYESKNVSKSHLDTFYQTFDEIKHRRYDGLIITGAPVEKMEFEEVGYWQEITKVMDWAEKNATSIMYICWGAQAALYHHFGIGKFELPKKCSGVYSHVITDLTVDLVRGFSDEYVAPHSRHTTVSIDEVRAHPDLRLLSYSDDAGVFIAQSKNNKHIMITGHLEYDATTLSDEFFRDIAKDPENTEVPVNYFPNNDPQQAPKNVWRAHSHLLFYNWLNYYVYQETPYDWHFVDEQIEFHI
- a CDS encoding copper amine oxidase N-terminal domain-containing protein; the encoded protein is MKKLVLIITMLSLFMVSSLSVDAHSGRTDSNGGHNCSAKSQAKGLCSGYHYHNGGSEASTSTNTNYKKPTYKSTPKQVLTTVDVYINNTKQYYNPSAYLKNGTTLVPMKPIFESLGATLNYDNVTKTVTAHKDGKKIVIGIGNKKAYVESNGVTTTINLNQAAEIYKGTTMVPLRFVSEVLGANITFDDGVYISTK
- a CDS encoding DNA/RNA non-specific endonuclease: MIKKKNYLILLLTTIFIVGCTNVEDASVTDKETDLQEVTTNNSETEKTTVTENSVSEKTSTQSKDELFKGYKLLEVDGGDLSGHREPNIVVDIGFGDRNYYAFTNEAGQLVRVIADEIVLQDDRTEPVTSSGRYYADEAKVPGVERADLDEGHIIADSLGGVSNAYNITPQDSTLNRHGDQAYMEDAIRKAGGATNFEAIITYPNTETQIPSSYQYTYTINGNVITDSFENVNPDEVNESLGLTGNNESESKSARSSTNEGELSSVDTNGNGIVTIAEAKAAGFNMPITNKHWLYKYMQDRDNDGMVGE
- a CDS encoding ParM/StbA family protein, with the translated sequence MLLDKMILGIDAGSHRVKVFGSFGEDKFRSNVCGWFERDIEEQFDEDDMEFEIDGRKGFAGTIALYEDEFGSASIYGDSKAHQDTKIRVLLAINRYLERHSPSMGRVAIVVGQPIKGHKETEKKRIKGMLEGQHTVKVNGRTRTFFIENIGVAAEGSAAFWSNPSDGVVRIIDIGSGTVNAATITDKRHVNNASDTFNFGVETINNKEDYGNLASGIIRNTTRLKWNKSDRVLVCGGISEGIIQLIAEHYPNAHILNPVSKIGSEVKFLSPIYANAAGFYAIAKGAFG